A DNA window from Pseudomonas resinovorans NBRC 106553 contains the following coding sequences:
- a CDS encoding aspartate-semialdehyde dehydrogenase has translation MSQSLDIAVIGATGTVGETLVQLLEEREFPVGNLYLLASGESAGASVPFKGRNLRVRDVADFDFAQVKLVFFAAGEAATRSFAASATGAGCSIIDLSGALDASEAPSLVPEANPQLLEGLVPPYSLSSPSASAVALACVLAPLKGLLKPQRLSVLANLAVSSRGREGVNELARQTAELLNARPLEPRFFDRQIAFNIFAQVAAPDAQGHIALERRLGAEIKQLLGEPGLRVAATCALAPVFFGDSLAVSLVAEQAVDLAAVRECLSRAPGVEFVEEEGDYPTAVGDAVGQDSVYVGRVRGGLDDPCELNLWIASDNARKGAALNAVQSAELLIKHYLSKILT, from the coding sequence ATGAGCCAGTCCCTCGATATCGCCGTGATCGGCGCCACCGGCACCGTTGGCGAAACCCTCGTCCAGCTCCTCGAAGAGCGGGAATTCCCGGTCGGGAACCTGTATCTGCTCGCCAGCGGCGAATCCGCCGGCGCCTCCGTGCCCTTCAAGGGGCGCAACCTGCGCGTACGGGACGTGGCCGATTTCGACTTTGCCCAGGTAAAACTGGTCTTCTTCGCGGCAGGCGAGGCGGCGACCCGCAGTTTCGCGGCCAGCGCAACCGGCGCGGGCTGCTCCATCATCGACCTGTCCGGCGCGCTGGACGCCAGTGAAGCGCCGAGCCTGGTGCCGGAAGCCAACCCGCAGCTGCTCGAAGGCCTGGTGCCTCCTTACAGCCTCAGCAGCCCGAGCGCCTCGGCGGTCGCCCTGGCCTGCGTGCTGGCGCCGCTCAAGGGCCTGCTCAAGCCGCAGCGCCTCAGCGTGCTGGCCAACCTGGCGGTATCCAGCCGTGGTCGCGAAGGCGTCAACGAGCTGGCCCGGCAGACCGCGGAGCTGCTCAACGCACGCCCGCTGGAACCGCGCTTCTTCGATCGCCAGATCGCCTTCAACATCTTTGCCCAGGTCGCTGCGCCGGACGCCCAGGGGCATATCGCCCTGGAGCGCCGCCTTGGTGCCGAGATCAAGCAGTTGCTCGGTGAGCCGGGTCTGCGCGTGGCCGCCACCTGCGCCCTGGCGCCGGTGTTCTTCGGCGACAGCCTCGCGGTTTCCCTGGTGGCCGAGCAGGCGGTGGACCTCGCCGCGGTGCGTGAATGCCTGAGCCGGGCGCCGGGCGTCGAATTTGTGGAGGAGGAGGGCGACTATCCGACCGCTGTCGGCGACGCCGTGGGGCAGGATTCGGTATATGTAGGCCGGGTTCGCGGCGGCCTGGATGACCCTTGCGAACTCAATTTGTGGATTGCTTCCGATAATGCAAGAAAAGGCGCTGCGCTCAACGCTGTGCAGTCGGCCGAGTTGTTGATAAAACACTATCTGTCAAAGATACTTACCTGA
- a CDS encoding FimV/HubP family polar landmark protein produces the protein MVRVRKLVLAIAAASALTSGVANALGLGEVTLRSSLNQPLDAEIELLEVRDLASAEVKPNLAAAEEFTKAGVDRQYFLQDLKFTPVVKPNGRSVIRVTSSKPVREPYLNFLVEVLWPNGRLLREYTLLLDPPLYSPQAAAAAAPRAPIAAPVQAPRPAVTPAPQRTTPAAPVAAAPRPSAPAPAAAPAPKTPADQYRTTSRDTLWEIAERNRAGGSVHQAMLAIQDLNPDAFVDGNINRLKSGQVLRLPDENQIASRSQAEAISQVQAQNTAWREGRSLAGEGKRQLDATKRGSAGAAPEKVETQDNLRLVSGESGKASSGNDKGVNGDSKALNDKLAVTQESLDSTRRENDELKSRMGDLQSQMDKLQRLIQLKDDQLAKLQADMAGKDKQAPAAPAAAATAPAAAAKPGATPAAPAAQPAAPVATAPAQPVAPAAAPAQPAVAAAPATPAQPAAPAAPVAAAPAKPAEPAKPAAPAKPAAPAKPVQTAPAAPVAEPPKSSIIDDVLANPMLLLMAGGSALVALLVLLMVLSRRNALKEAELQNSRAAQEGDDSFDGDLDLKDDGLDALDSVDLGDVADAPEAAPVKADDRVTAQTGDVISEADIYVAYGRFNQAAELLQNAINDEPQRSDLRLKLMEVYAELGDREGFARQESELREIGGVSGEIDQLKGKYPAMALAAVAAGTAAAGFSAADDLDSFSLDDLTLDDTPSSAPAAGADLDDAFDLSLDDLGSDLDLDLVEEKPAAVQPAVAPAPVDELSLDDLEFDAPAAPAKADDLDFDLDIGGDDLLTGNESLELSDDLAGFSLDLEPTAQPTSTEEDEFLLSLDGDLDAPLSIEQPAVAQEPATSANLLDLPADFDLSLPDEPLAEPITDSDSFSAQLDEVSAELDQLSDSLQQAPEPVAVLEDELPEPDMGLAEEDDFDFLSGTDETATKLDLARAYIDMGDTEGARDILDEVMSEGNDTQQQEARELIARLS, from the coding sequence ATGGTTCGGGTTCGCAAACTTGTGCTGGCAATCGCGGCTGCATCCGCGCTGACTTCGGGTGTGGCCAACGCCCTCGGGCTGGGGGAAGTCACCCTGCGGTCCTCCTTGAACCAGCCTCTGGATGCGGAGATCGAGCTGCTCGAGGTGCGCGACCTGGCCTCCGCCGAGGTCAAGCCGAACCTGGCCGCCGCCGAGGAGTTCACCAAGGCCGGCGTGGATCGCCAGTATTTCCTGCAGGACCTGAAGTTCACCCCCGTGGTCAAGCCCAATGGCCGCAGCGTCATCCGCGTGACTTCCAGCAAGCCGGTTCGCGAGCCCTACCTGAACTTCCTGGTCGAGGTGCTCTGGCCCAATGGCCGTCTGCTGCGTGAGTACACGCTGCTCCTCGACCCGCCGCTCTATTCGCCCCAGGCCGCAGCCGCCGCCGCTCCGCGGGCACCCATCGCCGCGCCGGTGCAAGCACCGCGTCCGGCCGTGACCCCTGCGCCGCAGCGCACCACCCCGGCAGCTCCGGTCGCCGCTGCGCCGCGTCCGAGCGCGCCTGCGCCCGCAGCCGCCCCGGCCCCCAAGACGCCGGCCGACCAATACCGCACCACCTCCCGCGACACCCTCTGGGAAATCGCCGAGCGCAACCGGGCCGGCGGCTCGGTGCACCAGGCCATGCTGGCCATCCAGGACCTGAACCCGGACGCCTTCGTCGACGGCAACATCAATCGGCTGAAGAGCGGCCAGGTGCTGCGCCTGCCGGACGAGAACCAGATTGCCAGCCGCTCCCAGGCCGAGGCCATCAGCCAGGTCCAGGCACAGAATACTGCCTGGCGTGAAGGTCGCAGCCTGGCGGGCGAGGGCAAGCGCCAGCTGGACGCCACCAAGCGCGGCAGCGCTGGCGCCGCTCCCGAGAAAGTCGAGACCCAGGACAATCTGCGCCTGGTCTCCGGCGAAAGCGGCAAGGCCTCCAGTGGCAATGACAAGGGCGTCAATGGCGATAGCAAGGCGCTCAACGACAAGCTGGCCGTCACCCAGGAAAGCCTGGATTCGACCCGTCGCGAGAATGACGAGCTGAAAAGCCGCATGGGCGACCTGCAGAGCCAGATGGACAAGCTGCAGCGCCTGATTCAGCTGAAGGACGACCAACTCGCCAAGCTTCAGGCCGATATGGCTGGCAAGGACAAGCAGGCACCTGCGGCTCCTGCCGCTGCCGCCACCGCACCTGCTGCAGCAGCCAAGCCGGGGGCCACACCGGCTGCCCCGGCAGCGCAGCCTGCCGCGCCGGTCGCCACCGCGCCCGCCCAGCCTGTAGCGCCCGCCGCCGCTCCCGCTCAGCCGGCCGTTGCAGCCGCTCCGGCAACTCCTGCCCAGCCTGCCGCCCCCGCTGCGCCCGTTGCAGCAGCTCCGGCGAAACCGGCCGAGCCTGCCAAGCCGGCGGCACCTGCCAAACCCGCAGCCCCGGCCAAGCCGGTGCAAACCGCTCCGGCGGCTCCGGTGGCCGAGCCGCCGAAGTCCAGCATCATCGACGACGTGCTGGCCAATCCCATGCTGCTCCTGATGGCCGGTGGTAGCGCCCTGGTAGCCCTGCTGGTGCTGCTGATGGTGTTGTCCCGCCGCAACGCGCTGAAGGAAGCCGAGCTGCAGAACAGCCGCGCGGCGCAAGAGGGCGACGACAGCTTCGACGGCGACCTCGACCTGAAAGACGACGGCCTTGACGCCCTCGACAGCGTTGATCTGGGTGACGTGGCTGATGCCCCGGAAGCCGCGCCTGTCAAAGCCGACGACCGCGTGACCGCGCAGACGGGCGACGTCATCAGCGAGGCCGACATCTATGTCGCCTACGGCCGCTTCAACCAGGCTGCCGAGCTGCTGCAGAACGCCATCAACGACGAGCCCCAGCGCAGTGACCTGCGCCTGAAACTGATGGAGGTCTACGCCGAACTGGGTGATCGCGAGGGCTTCGCTCGCCAGGAAAGCGAGCTCCGCGAAATCGGCGGTGTCAGCGGCGAAATCGACCAGCTCAAGGGCAAGTACCCGGCCATGGCGCTGGCAGCCGTTGCCGCCGGCACCGCGGCCGCCGGCTTCTCCGCTGCGGACGACCTGGACAGCTTCAGCCTCGATGACCTGACCCTGGACGACACGCCGAGCAGCGCTCCGGCCGCTGGTGCGGACCTGGACGATGCCTTCGACCTGAGCCTGGATGACCTGGGTTCCGATCTGGATCTCGACCTGGTGGAGGAAAAGCCCGCTGCCGTTCAGCCCGCCGTCGCACCGGCGCCTGTCGACGAGCTGAGCCTGGACGACCTGGAATTCGACGCGCCGGCCGCACCGGCCAAGGCCGACGACCTGGACTTCGACCTGGATATCGGCGGTGACGATCTGCTCACCGGCAACGAAAGCCTGGAACTCAGCGACGACCTGGCCGGCTTCAGCCTCGACCTGGAGCCGACCGCCCAGCCGACCAGCACCGAAGAGGACGAGTTCCTCCTCAGCCTGGACGGCGACCTCGACGCTCCGCTGAGCATCGAGCAGCCTGCCGTTGCGCAGGAACCGGCCACCAGCGCCAACCTGCTGGACCTGCCGGCGGACTTCGATCTGTCCCTGCCCGACGAGCCGCTTGCCGAGCCGATCACCGACAGTGACAGCTTCTCCGCCCAGCTGGATGAGGTCAGTGCCGAGCTGGACCAGCTGTCGGACAGCCTGCAGCAGGCGCCGGAACCGGTAGCCGTTCTGGAAGACGAACTGCCGGAGCCTGACATGGGGCTGGCTGAGGAAGACGATTTCGATTTCCTCTCCGGCACCGACGAAACCGCGACCAAACTGGACCTGGCTCGCGCCTATATCGACATGGGTGACACCGAAGGTGCTCGCGACATCCTCGACGAAGTGATGTCCGAAGGTAACGACACCCAGCAACAGGAAGCGCGCGAGCTCATCGCCCGACTCAGCTGA
- the truA gene encoding tRNA pseudouridine(38-40) synthase TruA has translation MTDAVPAAAAPEAAAGIYRIALGVEYKGSRYRGFQRQIDGVPSIQGALEKAICRVAGGIPVTLSCAGRTDAMVHACGQVVHFDTPVSRSELSWIMGANANLPPDISVTWAREMPKTFDARFSAMARRYRYVIYNDQIRPAHMAEEVTWNHRPLDLQRMREAARCLVGTHDFSAFRARQCQAKSPVKTVHHLELLEFGRMIVLDIRANAFLHHMVRNIAGVLMTIGAGEQPVAWAQQVLEGRIRREGGVTAHPYGLYLVRVEYPEPFELPERYLGPHFLSGLPDILS, from the coding sequence ATGACAGACGCAGTACCCGCAGCGGCAGCCCCTGAGGCTGCCGCTGGCATTTACAGAATCGCACTTGGTGTTGAATACAAGGGCTCGCGCTATCGTGGCTTCCAGCGTCAGATCGACGGGGTTCCCTCGATCCAGGGCGCTCTGGAGAAGGCGATTTGCCGAGTGGCCGGCGGCATTCCCGTCACCCTCAGTTGTGCCGGGCGCACCGACGCCATGGTTCACGCCTGCGGCCAGGTCGTGCACTTCGATACCCCGGTGTCCAGAAGCGAGCTCTCCTGGATCATGGGCGCCAACGCCAACCTGCCGCCGGACATCAGCGTCACCTGGGCGAGGGAGATGCCGAAGACCTTCGACGCCCGTTTCAGCGCCATGGCCCGGCGTTATCGCTATGTGATCTACAACGACCAGATCCGTCCGGCGCACATGGCCGAGGAAGTCACCTGGAACCACCGGCCACTCGATCTGCAGCGCATGCGCGAGGCCGCACGCTGCCTGGTCGGTACCCATGACTTCAGCGCCTTCCGCGCCCGCCAATGCCAGGCCAAGTCGCCGGTCAAGACGGTGCATCACCTGGAGCTGCTCGAGTTCGGTCGAATGATCGTCCTCGACATCCGCGCCAACGCCTTCCTCCATCACATGGTGCGCAACATTGCCGGTGTGTTGATGACCATCGGTGCCGGCGAGCAGCCGGTGGCCTGGGCCCAGCAGGTGCTGGAAGGGCGTATCCGTCGCGAGGGCGGGGTGACTGCGCATCCCTACGGGCTCTATCTGGTGCGGGTCGAGTACCCCGAGCCGTTCGAGCTTCCCGAGCGCTACCTGGGGCCGCACTTTCTTTCCGGTCTGCCGGATATCCTGAGCTGA
- a CDS encoding phosphoribosylanthranilate isomerase, whose translation MSAVRIKICGITRIEDALAAVAAGADAIGFVFYAKSPRAVTPAQARSIIAALPPFVTTVGLFVDMPRAELRQLLGEVPLDLLQFHGDESAEDCAGFGRPYIKALRVKPGDDIAAAVSRYPEASGLLLDTYVPGVPGGTGEAFDWSLVPQDAAKPLILAGGLTPDNVGEAVRQVRPYAVDVSGGVEAAKGIKDAAKIQAFIQRARS comes from the coding sequence TTGTCCGCCGTTCGCATCAAAATCTGCGGTATTACCCGAATCGAGGACGCCCTGGCCGCCGTTGCCGCCGGGGCCGATGCCATAGGTTTTGTGTTCTATGCCAAGAGTCCGCGTGCGGTGACGCCGGCCCAGGCCAGGTCGATCATCGCGGCGCTGCCGCCCTTCGTGACCACGGTGGGCCTCTTCGTCGACATGCCGCGGGCCGAATTGCGCCAGTTGCTGGGTGAAGTCCCGCTGGACCTGTTGCAGTTCCATGGCGATGAGTCCGCTGAAGATTGCGCGGGTTTCGGTCGGCCCTATATCAAGGCGCTGCGGGTGAAACCAGGCGACGACATCGCGGCCGCCGTTTCCCGTTACCCCGAGGCGTCCGGCCTGTTGCTGGATACCTATGTGCCCGGTGTCCCGGGTGGCACCGGAGAGGCCTTCGATTGGAGCCTGGTGCCCCAGGATGCGGCAAAGCCGCTGATCCTCGCCGGTGGCCTGACCCCCGACAACGTCGGCGAGGCGGTGCGCCAGGTACGGCCTTATGCGGTGGACGTCAGTGGTGGCGTCGAGGCTGCCAAGGGCATCAAGGATGCAGCGAAGATCCAGGCCTTCATCCAGCGAGCGCGTAGCTGA
- the accD gene encoding acetyl-CoA carboxylase, carboxyltransferase subunit beta: MSNWLVDKLIPSIMRSEVKKSSVPEGLWHKCPSCEAVLYKPELEKTLDVCPKCNHHMRIGARTRLDIFLDPEGREELGADLEPVDRLKFRDSKKYKDRLTAAQKDTGEKDALIAMRGTLHQMPVVACAFEFSFMGGSMGAIVGERFVRAANAALEQRCPLVCFSASGGARMQEALISLMQMAKTSAALARLREEGIPFISVLTDPVYGGVSASLAMLGDVIVGEPKALIGFAGPRVIEQTVREKLPEGFQRSEFLLEHGAIDMIIPRAELRERLGRLLAQMTRQPSPVIA; this comes from the coding sequence ATGAGCAACTGGCTGGTAGACAAACTGATCCCTTCGATCATGCGTTCCGAGGTGAAGAAGAGCTCGGTCCCGGAAGGCCTCTGGCACAAGTGCCCGTCCTGCGAGGCGGTGCTGTACAAGCCCGAGCTGGAAAAGACGCTGGACGTCTGCCCGAAATGCAACCACCACATGCGTATCGGCGCGCGCACCCGTCTGGACATCTTCCTCGATCCGGAAGGCCGTGAAGAACTCGGCGCCGACCTGGAGCCGGTGGACCGCCTGAAGTTCCGCGACAGCAAGAAGTACAAGGACCGCCTGACCGCCGCGCAGAAGGATACCGGTGAGAAGGACGCGCTGATCGCTATGCGCGGAACCCTGCACCAGATGCCGGTCGTCGCCTGTGCCTTCGAATTCTCCTTCATGGGTGGCTCCATGGGTGCCATCGTCGGCGAGCGTTTCGTCCGCGCCGCCAACGCCGCCCTGGAGCAGCGCTGCCCGCTGGTCTGCTTCTCCGCCTCCGGCGGTGCGCGGATGCAGGAAGCCCTGATCTCCCTGATGCAGATGGCCAAGACCTCGGCTGCCCTGGCGCGCCTGCGCGAAGAAGGCATTCCGTTCATTTCCGTGCTGACCGACCCGGTCTATGGCGGCGTATCCGCCAGCCTGGCGATGCTCGGCGACGTAATCGTCGGTGAACCCAAGGCACTGATCGGCTTTGCCGGTCCCCGCGTGATCGAGCAGACCGTGCGCGAGAAACTGCCGGAAGGCTTCCAGCGCAGCGAGTTCCTGCTGGAGCACGGCGCCATCGACATGATCATCCCCCGCGCGGAACTGCGAGAGCGCCTTGGTCGGCTGCTGGCGCAGATGACGCGTCAACCCTCCCCGGTTATCGCATGA
- the folC gene encoding bifunctional tetrahydrofolate synthase/dihydrofolate synthase: protein MTQRTLADWLSYLEQLHPTAIDMGLERSREVATRLGLARPAPKVITVTGTNGKGSTCAFLAALLRAQGLAVGVYSSPHLLRYNERVQINGVEASDQALCDAFVAVEAARGEISLTYFEMGTLAAFWLFQHAGLDAVVLEVGLGGRLDAVNLVDADLALVTSIGVDHADWLGDTRESVAFEKAGIFRAGKPALCGDLDPPKPLLEQAAALGAPLLLRGPDFDLAMGEGSWHWRGFAASGEPLELHELPLLDLPMENAALALQAYALLDMPWQPEALQAALLGTRVAGRLDRRSVIWRGKALSLLLDVGHNPHAAEYLAARLAARPVAGRRLAVFGLLSDKDLPGVLLPLQARLAHWAVAPLPTPRTRSAAELQAALTNLHASVSVHETIAAALDAQCEQATPDDEILVFGSFYSVAEALSWLESQAKGE from the coding sequence ATGACCCAGAGAACCCTTGCCGACTGGCTTTCCTACCTTGAACAGCTCCACCCCACGGCTATCGACATGGGGCTGGAGCGCAGTCGTGAAGTGGCCACCCGGCTCGGCCTGGCCCGGCCGGCGCCGAAGGTGATCACGGTCACCGGCACCAACGGCAAGGGTTCTACCTGCGCATTCCTGGCCGCGCTGCTGCGCGCCCAGGGGCTGGCGGTCGGCGTCTACAGCTCGCCGCATCTGCTGCGCTACAACGAGCGGGTCCAGATCAATGGTGTCGAGGCGTCCGACCAGGCGCTCTGCGACGCCTTCGTTGCCGTCGAGGCGGCGCGCGGCGAGATCTCCCTCACCTATTTCGAAATGGGCACCCTGGCGGCCTTCTGGCTGTTCCAGCATGCCGGCCTGGATGCCGTGGTGCTGGAGGTCGGTCTGGGAGGTCGCCTGGACGCGGTCAACCTGGTGGATGCCGATCTGGCCCTGGTCACCAGCATAGGCGTGGACCATGCCGACTGGCTGGGCGACACCCGGGAGAGCGTCGCCTTCGAGAAGGCGGGTATCTTCCGTGCCGGCAAGCCGGCCCTGTGCGGCGACCTCGATCCGCCCAAGCCCCTGCTGGAGCAGGCCGCCGCCCTGGGCGCGCCGCTGTTGCTGCGCGGCCCCGACTTCGATCTCGCCATGGGGGAGGGGAGCTGGCACTGGCGCGGTTTCGCGGCCTCGGGAGAGCCGCTGGAGCTGCACGAGCTGCCGCTGCTCGACCTGCCCATGGAGAACGCCGCCCTCGCGCTCCAGGCTTATGCCCTGCTGGACATGCCCTGGCAGCCGGAAGCGCTGCAGGCTGCACTGCTGGGCACCCGCGTCGCCGGGCGTCTGGATCGGCGTAGCGTCATCTGGCGCGGCAAGGCGCTTTCCCTGCTGCTGGATGTCGGCCACAACCCCCATGCCGCCGAGTACCTCGCGGCACGCCTGGCCGCACGCCCGGTCGCGGGTCGCCGGCTGGCGGTATTCGGCCTGCTTTCCGACAAGGATCTCCCTGGCGTCCTGCTCCCCCTGCAGGCGCGCCTGGCCCACTGGGCGGTGGCGCCGCTGCCGACCCCTCGCACTCGCTCCGCAGCCGAGCTGCAGGCGGCATTGACGAACCTTCACGCAAGCGTCAGTGTCCACGAAACTATCGCCGCCGCGCTGGATGCACAGTGCGAGCAGGCGACGCCGGATGACGAGATTCTGGTGTTCGGATCGTTCTACAGCGTGGCCGAGGCGCTGAGCTGGTTGGAAAGCCAAGCAAAGGGGGAGTAG
- a CDS encoding SPOR domain-containing protein, with protein MAVLDKGLKQRIVGALVLVALAVIFLPMLFSREDELRQVVVEAPPMPKAPDMPKAELEQVEVPEPQALPQEPVPPLEPTGEALASSVPPVVDTAPAQPAVPAVPAPAPAQSQPSAPAPVPTPAPAQPQVQAKVPAPAPAAPVAAVKAEEKRLDVNGLPVSWSVQLASLSSRSSAENLQKNLRTQGYNAYIRSVEGMNRVFVGPLIERAEANRLRDQLSRQQNLNGFVVRFQPEKG; from the coding sequence ATGGCTGTACTGGACAAGGGACTCAAGCAACGTATCGTCGGCGCGCTGGTGCTGGTGGCGCTCGCGGTGATCTTCCTGCCCATGCTGTTCAGTCGTGAAGACGAACTGCGCCAGGTGGTGGTCGAAGCGCCGCCGATGCCCAAGGCCCCGGACATGCCGAAGGCGGAGCTGGAGCAGGTCGAGGTGCCCGAACCCCAGGCGCTGCCCCAGGAACCCGTGCCGCCGCTGGAACCCACTGGCGAGGCGCTGGCATCCAGTGTGCCGCCTGTGGTGGACACCGCTCCGGCTCAGCCAGCCGTTCCCGCCGTACCGGCTCCCGCCCCGGCACAATCCCAGCCATCGGCTCCGGCCCCGGTTCCGACTCCCGCCCCGGCGCAGCCCCAGGTGCAGGCCAAGGTGCCCGCGCCGGCGCCGGCCGCTCCCGTTGCTGCGGTCAAGGCCGAGGAAAAGCGCCTGGACGTCAATGGCCTGCCGGTCAGTTGGTCGGTTCAGCTGGCCAGCCTGTCCAGCCGTTCCAGTGCGGAGAACCTGCAGAAGAACCTGCGCACCCAGGGCTACAACGCCTATATCCGCAGTGTCGAGGGCATGAATCGGGTCTTCGTCGGTCCGCTGATCGAGCGCGCCGAAGCCAACCGCCTGCGTGACCAGCTCAGCCGTCAGCAGAATCTGAATGGCTTTGTCGTACGTTTCCAGCCTGAAAAAGGCTGA
- a CDS encoding CvpA family protein, with product MALTWVDWTIIAIIAISSLVSLRRGFVKEALSLLTWIVAGVVAWTFGGALSLHLTEFIEMPSARIIAACAILFVATLLVGALINFLIGELVRVTGMDGTDRVLGMAFGAARGALLVVLLVGLLSLAPVQQDPWWQHSTLLPHFLLVADWSKNLILGFTSQWIASGISSPS from the coding sequence GTGGCATTAACCTGGGTCGATTGGACGATCATCGCCATCATCGCCATTTCCAGTCTGGTCAGTTTGAGACGCGGCTTCGTCAAGGAAGCGCTCTCGCTGCTCACCTGGATAGTCGCAGGCGTCGTCGCCTGGACCTTTGGCGGCGCCCTGTCACTGCACCTCACCGAATTCATCGAAATGCCCTCGGCGCGAATCATCGCCGCGTGCGCCATCCTCTTCGTCGCCACCCTGCTGGTGGGGGCCTTGATCAATTTCCTGATCGGCGAGCTGGTCAGGGTTACCGGCATGGACGGTACCGACCGCGTGCTGGGCATGGCCTTCGGCGCCGCCCGTGGCGCGCTGCTGGTGGTGCTGCTGGTCGGCCTGCTCAGCCTGGCGCCGGTACAACAGGATCCCTGGTGGCAGCATTCCACGCTGCTCCCGCATTTTCTTTTGGTTGCCGACTGGTCGAAGAACCTCATTCTGGGCTTCACCAGTCAGTGGATCGCGAGCGGCATCAGCTCACCCAGCTGA
- the purF gene encoding amidophosphoribosyltransferase encodes MCGIVGIVGKSNVNQALYDALTVLQHRGQDAAGIVTSHDGRLFLRKDNGLVRDVFQQRHMQRLVGSMGIGHVRYPTAGSSSSAEAQPFYVNSPYGITLAHNGNLTNVEQLAKEIYESDLRHVNTNSDSEVLLNVFAHELAHRGKLQPTEEDVFAAVSGVHQRCSGGYAVVAMITGYGIVGFRDPHAIRPIVFGQRHTDEGVEYMIASESVSLDVLGFTLIRDLAPGEAVYITEDGKLFTRQCATNPQYSPCIFEHVYLARPDSIMDGISVYKARLRMGEKLAEKIQRERPEHDIDVVIPIPDTSRTAALELANHLGVKFREGFVKNRYIGRTFIMPGQAARKKSVRQKLNAIELEFRGKNVMLVDDSIVRGTTCKQIIQMAREAGAKNVYFCSAAPAVRYPNVYGIDMPSAHELIAHNRSTEEVAELIGADWLVYQDLPDLIDAVGGGKVKIDHFDCAVFDGQYITGDVDENYLNKIEQARNDLAKVKAHAVSAIIDLYNN; translated from the coding sequence ATGTGTGGCATCGTCGGTATCGTCGGTAAGTCGAACGTCAATCAGGCGCTGTATGACGCGCTTACCGTGCTCCAGCATCGCGGCCAGGACGCTGCCGGTATTGTGACCAGCCATGATGGCCGGCTCTTCCTGCGCAAGGACAACGGCCTGGTCCGTGACGTCTTCCAGCAGCGCCATATGCAGCGCCTGGTGGGCTCCATGGGCATCGGCCACGTGCGCTATCCCACCGCGGGTTCCTCCAGTTCCGCCGAGGCCCAGCCGTTCTACGTCAACTCGCCCTACGGCATCACCCTGGCGCACAACGGCAACCTGACCAACGTCGAGCAGCTGGCCAAGGAAATCTACGAGTCCGACCTGCGCCACGTGAACACCAACTCCGATTCGGAAGTGCTGCTCAACGTGTTCGCCCACGAGCTGGCCCACCGCGGCAAGCTGCAGCCTACCGAGGAAGACGTGTTCGCCGCGGTTTCCGGCGTGCACCAGCGCTGCAGTGGCGGTTACGCGGTGGTCGCGATGATCACCGGCTACGGCATCGTCGGCTTCCGCGATCCCCATGCGATCCGCCCGATCGTCTTCGGCCAGCGCCACACCGACGAAGGCGTGGAGTACATGATCGCCTCCGAGAGCGTCTCCCTCGACGTGCTCGGCTTCACCCTGATCCGTGACCTGGCCCCGGGCGAAGCGGTGTACATCACCGAAGACGGCAAGCTGTTCACCCGCCAGTGCGCCACCAATCCGCAGTACTCCCCGTGCATCTTCGAGCACGTCTACCTGGCGCGCCCGGATTCGATCATGGATGGCATCTCCGTCTACAAGGCACGCCTGCGCATGGGCGAGAAGCTGGCCGAGAAGATCCAGCGCGAGCGTCCGGAGCACGACATCGACGTGGTGATCCCGATTCCGGACACCAGCCGCACCGCGGCCCTAGAACTGGCCAACCACCTGGGCGTCAAGTTCCGCGAAGGCTTCGTGAAGAACCGCTACATCGGCCGTACCTTCATCATGCCAGGCCAGGCCGCGCGCAAGAAATCCGTGCGCCAGAAGCTGAACGCCATCGAGCTGGAATTCCGCGGCAAGAACGTGATGCTGGTGGACGACTCCATCGTCCGTGGCACCACCTGCAAGCAGATCATCCAGATGGCCCGCGAAGCCGGCGCCAAGAACGTCTACTTCTGCTCGGCGGCCCCGGCGGTTCGCTACCCCAACGTCTACGGCATCGACATGCCCAGCGCCCACGAGCTGATCGCCCACAACCGCTCCACCGAGGAAGTGGCCGAACTGATCGGCGCCGACTGGCTGGTCTACCAGGACCTGCCGGACCTGATCGACGCCGTTGGCGGCGGCAAGGTGAAGATCGACCACTTCGACTGCGCCGTGTTCGATGGCCAGTACATCACCGGTGACGTCGACGAGAACTACCTGAACAAGATCGAGCAGGCGCGCAACGACCTCGCCAAGGTCAAGGCGCATGCGGTCAGCGCCATCATCGATCTGTACAACAACTGA